CGACGAAATGCCCAGGACGGTGGTCAACAGCAGGAAAAATATCATTGCGATGAAGGCCGACACCATGAAAACGTCGCCGTGAGCGAAGTTCACCATTCCGATGATGCCGAATACCATCGTGTAGCCAATGGCGATCAAGCCGTAAATCGACCCGAGCGTAATGCCATTGACCAATTGCTGTAGGAATACTTCCATATGCAGAGGTCCCCGGTGCAGCCATCTTATTTCTTTTCGGAGGTCCGTGCGTGAGCCAGCCTCTCGTTGTTCCTTTGGCTTAGCAATTCGGCAGGCACAAAACAACAGCAGTTGGTCGTACGAATCGGTTCAACGGGCTTTCAAGCAAACATCATAGGATTAGCGTCGACGGCCGGGTTCTCCCTGCAGAATGCCGTGTTGGAGCGGACCAAGCGAGAAGAGTCGCTTCGGAGATCGAGTCCGGAACGGCTCATAAAGTGCTGGAAATGATAGGATATATGCCGGCCTCAGGCCGCGGCTTTCGTCTCGTTGGCGCGCGGATCAAGGGCGATGGCTTCCGGGGTCGCGCTCCGCAGTGGCGGGATCGACTGGAACGCGTCGCGTGGTACTTCGCGGGTTGGCGGCCGGCGCGTCAATCGGAAAGCCGTGTAGCCGATCAGCACGACATGCACGATCCCGCAGAAGGTGAAGAGGCCTTGCGGACTGAGCCATTCCATGGCGAAAGCGCCGATGATGGGCCCGATCATCGTGCCAATGCCGGAGAGCAGTAGCAGGCCGCTGGCGATCTTCACGAAATCGTCCGGCGCGGCGTAGTCATTGGCATGGGCCACGGCCAGGCCATACATCGGATAGACCATCCCGCCGAACAGCGTCACGAGGCCGATCACGACCCAGGAATTGGTGGGCGCGAGCAGGGAGATGGCGACGCTGACGACGATGGCGGCGGCGGCGACCCCGATCAGGACGTAGCGGCGGTCGAAGCGGTCCGACAGGCGGCCGAGCGGTACCTGCGTGATCGCGCCGCCGAGAACCGCGCCGCTCATGACCAGGGCGATCGCCTGCGTCGGCAGTCCGATCTTCTGGGCATAGACCGCCCCCAGCGTTCCGAAAGCGCCGTTCACCATGCCCACCAGGAAGCAGGCGACGCCGGCGACCGGCGAGTTGGCGAAGATCACCCGAAGATCCAGCTTGGTTGCCTTGAGCGGGCGCGGGGTCTGTGCGGTCGAGAGTGCCGAGGGCAGGATGGCGAGCGAATAGAAGATCGCGCCGAGGACGAAGAAGAAATAGCCTTCGGTCGGCGCGGTCGCGATCAGGAGCTGGCCGGCGGTCGAGGCACCGAAATTCACCATCTGGTAGATCGAAAAGATCGTGCCGCGGTTCTCGCGTGTCGCGCGCTCGTTGAGCCAGCTCTCGACGATCATGGCTGCGCCGGCGAAGCAGAAGCCCGAAAAGGCTCTGAGCCCGATCCAGGCCCAGGGCGATACGAACAGTAAATTCAGGAGGATCGCGACGCTGGCGATCGACGCCATGACGCCGTAAGCGCGCACATGCCCGACGCGGCGGACGATCTTCGGCACGATCAGGCAGCCAAGGACAAAACCGACCGCCCATCCCGTGCCGATCAGGCCGAGTTCGGTGGTGGTAAATCCCTCGATCGATCCACGTATCGG
This window of the Kaistia algarum genome carries:
- a CDS encoding MFS transporter; the encoded protein is MAQTEKNGSGNFNVSPSGAPHIMALQLFPIAALLLGSALLLVAGGIHGLLLPIRGSIEGFTTTELGLIGTGWAVGFVLGCLIVPKIVRRVGHVRAYGVMASIASVAILLNLLFVSPWAWIGLRAFSGFCFAGAAMIVESWLNERATRENRGTIFSIYQMVNFGASTAGQLLIATAPTEGYFFFVLGAIFYSLAILPSALSTAQTPRPLKATKLDLRVIFANSPVAGVACFLVGMVNGAFGTLGAVYAQKIGLPTQAIALVMSGAVLGGAITQVPLGRLSDRFDRRYVLIGVAAAAIVVSVAISLLAPTNSWVVIGLVTLFGGMVYPMYGLAVAHANDYAAPDDFVKIASGLLLLSGIGTMIGPIIGAFAMEWLSPQGLFTFCGIVHVVLIGYTAFRLTRRPPTREVPRDAFQSIPPLRSATPEAIALDPRANETKAAA